One Myotis daubentonii chromosome 17, mMyoDau2.1, whole genome shotgun sequence genomic window, agcctatgataAAATTGGTTTCGTTTTATATTGTTTAGCTTAAGatcagtttccaagaacctatcaatAGCATTGAGGATTTGCTGTATTGACATGTACACTGAATTATTCCTTGTGCTTCACACATATTTTATAAACATCCTTCATAACTACTAAATATTttacgaaaataattttttaagaaccCTACACTCTTCAGAGGTGGCAACAGCCAAAGGGATATTAGATGTCCAAATACAGACCACTGTAACTGTAATGCAGCATATACTCATAGATGTACTGAGTtttcctacattaaaaaaaaagccaggcCACTGAAAAATGGTTTCATTATATgcaattgtttatttaaaataattttccaagtCTTCCCACAATTTAACAAGTTTTGCTTCACTTTTATGCCCTCAGACAGCTAGAAACcaacacattatttttatattttattttaaccacTACATGTGCCATTTTAATGCCATTTTCCTTTATTGGTACTAGAACCAAATATATAGACCAATAAGCAGTacagatttaaattattttcttagtagTTATGGTGCCATTGACAAATTCCCTGGGATTTATCAGATGCTGGACACTATTTTGAGCCATCTCCAACTAGCTGTCTGATTTAGGAAATCATGCTACCTCCCCAGGCCTACTTTCTCTTGCAAAATAATTTACTGGGTTAgattatttctattgttttatctGGCTATAACAATCACATGATATGCTCAtcattttcaattaattttactTCATCTTTTACTTGCTACTTCTCCACTTATAAAGCATAATCACCTATATTCAAGTAAACATGAATGcattgaaaaataaacacaaacccAACATATTGTTAATCACTCTAACATATTCCCATTAATACATAAAAGGGCTTTCAGTTGACTTATccgtttttatttctatttctctctttaaagtcaataatAAAGTCACAGCTGTAAAatgaatgcatttaaaataaaaaaggatactTTCAACGACAAAAACATGCCATCGTGAAAACCTGCTGTACACTTTGCCAAGGTCAACAGACTAAAACACGCGATGGAAAAGCCAACCTCCAAAGTCAGCCTAGATAAAAGCTCTCTCCTGACAGTGAAATCCCCATTAAGACTATGTATGTCTGCATATCTGGATCAGCTCCGAAAACCACCAATGtgtggggaggggtgctgggtAAAAAAACGTGAGTACCAGGAACTCAAGATTAAACttctaaaactaaaatttaattcaaaataaaatagatgacAATTGTATAAAACTACTTCCTTGATAGAAATGGCATGAGGTGTTTAACAGTAACAGTTTAGTAATAATCTGAGAAAATTTGTGGAGATATTCCAACCCAACTCCTAGCCTCTGTCACTGGTATAAAACAAACACCTTCCATGAAATTATCTTTTATGTGACTGAAATGTTCCCATTTATTTAGGATCGTTTATGCTTAGAATATTTTAAACACCTGCTTTTAAACATGTGGCATTTCCAGAActgatatcttttttaaaagcatctaTGTATTACTAATTGAGTATTTGCAGAGGTGATAATCCTTTCACTGTACACTGATTGGGTTTCCTGAAGCATATTTGATCAACTATTTTAACAGTGATGCTGATGGTAGTAAGTGATACTCtcagattttcattttaaataatacataatCCTTGTGACACTAATTACTAACTAGGCTATATCGCATAACTTCTTAACAAAAATGACTGATTTCAGGCCCTAGTATGATGAAAAGACACTAAAAAATGGCATTTACTACTTGTGTTATCACTGAAAAGCTGTAACTAACAGTCAAATGATAGTTTAATTATGTGAcattcagcaaaaaaaaaaaagaaagaaaatcattataATTTTACCAAAAGAAACAAGAGACATGGGAAGAAATTAAATGAGCACAATGTGGGTCCCAAAGATTACACTATGACTTGGAACTAGATTTTCAAAGCAAAAGGCATCTATATACAATTTCTGTGAATATTTCTTATACTACGAAAATGAATTTCAAAGCAAATGTAGACTAGCTCAGCCAAAGATAAGTTCTCAGATGAACTAGAAGTTCCATTTGCTAAAGTGCACCTGCTATAACCAACTCTGCTCAGGCCCTGCCACGGAGCACGATCCAGAAGTGGCCATCACTCATGCTTTTCATTCACTCACTGTGCTTTCAACAGTCATACagaaaatggattttttaaaaccaaatactTTACACAGTGAACTATAGAAAAAACAATCCTAAATATACTATCTTCTAAAACTCCAGAGTAATATAACCTCATCGTTTTTAAATACTGAAAATGTAAAGGGTCCATACAAATTATGAGTATTAAGCATATACGTTTTACTTAATGTTCACTTGATGTATGCTCTTAAAATCTCTATGAGAGAAGCAGGTATTTTCCCCGTGTCTTTTGGCAATAGATTCAAAAGCAAAAGTAGCAGTGCTGTTGAATTCCATGAAGCTTTTTTAAAGCTAAATTCCTCaatgttttattgttattgcACTCATATATTGCCCGGAATGCATCTATAGTAACTCAGCAACAGTGATTGCAAAAAATAGGAAGGTAAGTGGGTCTACAAAGCATTTGAGTTTCCATAGAGGAAAGGCAAACTGCAATTCAAATAAGGTTGTATATGCTTAACAATTATTTAACCTTATATAAAATGAAGTCCACCCCTCACTACTACAAATCTGTGGGGAATCAGAAAGACTTACAGTACACAAAGTCTTGACTATTGTTGTATTCCACTTTTGAAGTCACTGAATTAAAACAGCAATTTTTccaagatttaaagaaaaatatattttataaaagggaTTATTTTTAATCACTGAATACATCATTAGTAAGACAGAATCGttgtactcccccccccccccccactgtaaTTCGCTGGTAAGAgagatttctctctcctttaactTCTAACAAATGCTACATTTTCAAGACTTAAGGAATTATCAGTAGGCATTCTTTCTTCGtgatttaagttatttttctctaaaatatgtCAAGTAAGCTTTTAAAGACTCAGGGAGGGGGAGCTTCATGATTTTTTCTCTCAGTAGGTTCTGAGGTGGCTCCTCTGGCTTCATGGCGTCACTgtcatctttctcttcctcttctttctcttcttccatttTCTCATCCTCTTCACTGTCTAGAGGCTGAGGAATAAGCTGATTACCCACAAAGACGTAAGTGTTAATTCTCTGTttaactctctttcttttccttttgggtGGAGCTCTCTGAGGAATCCCCTTGGCCTGCATCTCGTCATTTATGAAATTTCTAAGTGTGCGTCGAATATAAATACGAGCCAAGTCCTGCAGATTCCTGACCGCACAGGGGGCTATAAAAACACAGCACACACAAAACATAAAAAGAGCattatatattattcatttattcacagaaaaaaatgcatttcttagtGAATGTTAGAAAACACTTAAGTATAAAAACTCTGACTTTCAACTAACATAGATTTCCAGAAGTTTACCAActgccaggcaccattctaagAACTGagaacagccctggccgggtgactCAGTTGACTGGAGGgtcgttccatacaccaaaaggttgtgggttcgacccctagtcagggcatgtacaggaggcaactagcaactgaacaatgtttctctctttctctcccttcctctctttaaactcagtaaaacatatccttgggtgaggacagTGGACAGTGCAGAGGTTGATATGTGTAGATACACGTGTGACCCTCTATATATTCATAAAAATCctttggaagaaaaaataagaacttATAAACAGAGTACATGAGAATTAACTAGTTGGGGGACAAGAATAGTAGAAAGATTTTTACTctacatatttttaatacttcTTGATAttgaaataaatctattttaaaaactcaaaggcAACATTTGAACCGAGATTTGACTGTACTAAAATATCATTCACATAAACTTCATCCCAAAGATCTTCTGAATGACACACTAACTCTGAAATAATTCTCAGCCCTAGTTATTCAAAAATCCCCAACATTTTCTATTCTTTGATACTCCCTTGTTTCTAATGCTTCCAGTTATAAGGATTTAATGAACCAAATAATACTAATCCTTACtctataaaatcttattttagaTTGAAGCTTTCACTCCATAATTACAATTAATTATCTCTAATAGATACATGTACACTCTACTTGTTTCCCAAAAGACATTCTCTATATAGATTTTATAAGAACCTAGCACTCAGCacttacattttaatttgttAACAAAGATTGAAAAAGGCATTTTATTTAGGTCAAACCCCCAAACTAACTACTTTAAACCACTTTTAACCTACAGAACAACTTCATATAGCTCAATGTAGTACAGTGCCAAGATTTATGAAGTTTCTTTTGTCCCTTGTGATATTTAATTTATAAGAAGTATACATTTAGCTTCCCATTCCTGACACAGGGCTCCTAAAACACCTGGAATTTTCTAAATGATAAGATCATAAAGATGAAAGGAATATCTTCTGTGTTCATAATAAGTCCCACCTGAGTTTCATTAATAAGGTGCCTTTGGGTTTCCCCTAAGCATGGcgggctggttgccaggggaatCCAACCATGTGATTAGAAAGCTTCTGggcctatgaacccggaggtgcTGGGAGGATGACATACCGTAAGAAGGCATGAAGCTCTATGTCATTCTCGAATACCCTATGCATCgattccatctggctgttcctgcgTTGGATCCTTTTACAATAAACCAGTAGTCTAGTAAGTAAACTGCTTTCCTGGATTCTGTAAGCCACTCTAACAAATTACCAAACTCTAGGagggggtcatgggaacctctAATTTACAGCCAGGTTGTCAGAAACATAGATGACAACTTGGACTTGCAATGGGTGTCTGAAGCTGTAGGAAGAGGAAAGTGTTGTGCGACAAATCTCTTAACTGGTGGGGTCTGTACTAACAACACTGGTTAGTGTCAGAACAGATTTAGAGCATACGGACACCCTGTTGATGTCCACAAAGAAATGGAGAATTGCTCATTGTGGAAAATTCCACACATCTGCAGTACagaagtgtttttttttgggggggggggggcgttaaaTAGAGAAAATAGGGTTTCCTTTAGTTGGTGTACAATTTTTAACTTTACTTCTAATGGCCTGCCCTGAACTTTAAGCATACTTTTAGAATGTCttgtaacaaaaaaagaaatatgactttAAGTTGAATAAAAATCAGGGATTATTCTGAGAAACAGTTATAACTACACTTTATTAACTGTTCTTATAAGCAAGTTCATAGCTATAAAATACATTTGGCAAAGGATCTGCATGTGTATATTTTCAGGTTTTTCTGTTGGTACTAacattcttttataatttaactCCCTATAATAATGAAATGTTCTCTCAacagaaagttaaataaaaagcGAAACTTGTTCTTCTTCTCCATACATCCTAGTAAACTTTGACAAacaattttcaaattttttattctgCAAACATTACTatataaagtttttttatttttattggaaacTGATAATTTCTGACTCATTTTTGTAAGCTGCTTTTGGTAACTGATGActttttccttctatttatttttaaacatatatatatatatatatatatatatatatatatatatatatatatataaaatatatgtaatatataaattattgattcagagaggaaggaagaaggaaagatagaaacatcgatgagagagtatcattgatcagctgcctcctgcatgccccatactggggatcaacccgCAGCCCG contains:
- the PCMTD1 gene encoding protein-L-isoaspartate O-methyltransferase domain-containing protein 1 isoform X2, with amino-acid sequence MKILLKVGGILVMPIEDQLTQIMRTGQNTWESKNILAVSFAPLVQPSKNDNGKPDSVGLPPCAVRNLQDLARIYIRRTLRNFINDEMQAKGIPQRAPPKRKRKRVKQRINTYVFVGNQLIPQPLDSEEDEKMEEEKEEEEKDDSDAMKPEEPPQNLLREKIMKLPLPESLKAYLTYFREK